From a single Marinobacter sp. THAF197a genomic region:
- the atpD gene encoding F0F1 ATP synthase subunit beta, with protein MSSGHIVQIIGAVIDVEFPRDSVPSVYDALLLEGGETTLEVQQQLGDGIVRTIAMGSTEGLKRGLKAENTGKPISVPVGTQTLGRIMDVLGRPIDEQGDIGEEERWAIHRKAPGYADQAASADLLETGIKVIDLICPFAKGGKVGLFGGAGVGKTVNMMELINNIAKEHSGLSVFAGVGERTREGNDFYYEMKESNVLDKVAMVYGQMNEPPGNRLRVALTGLTMAEKFRDEGRDVLLFVDNIYRYTLAGTEVSALLGRMPSAVGYQPTLAEEMGQLQERITSTKNGSITSIQAVYVPADDLTDPSPATTFSHLDATVVLSRDIASKGIYPAIDPLDSTSRQLDPLVIGEQHYNVARGVQNVLQRYKELKDIIAILGMDELSEEDKLTVARARKIERFLSQPFHVAEVFTGSPGKYVSLKETIASFEGILNGDYDDMPEQAFYMCGGIEEAIEKAKAMKAKEGK; from the coding sequence ATGAGTAGCGGACACATCGTTCAGATCATTGGCGCGGTTATCGACGTGGAATTCCCACGTGACTCCGTGCCAAGCGTTTATGACGCACTGCTGCTTGAAGGTGGCGAAACAACTCTGGAAGTCCAGCAGCAGCTGGGTGACGGCATTGTTCGTACCATCGCAATGGGCAGCACCGAAGGCCTCAAGCGTGGCCTGAAAGCTGAGAATACCGGCAAGCCGATTTCAGTACCCGTGGGCACCCAGACTCTGGGCCGCATCATGGACGTACTGGGCCGTCCGATCGACGAGCAGGGCGACATCGGTGAAGAAGAGCGTTGGGCTATCCACCGCAAAGCACCGGGCTACGCCGACCAGGCAGCGTCTGCTGACCTGCTGGAAACCGGGATCAAGGTTATCGACCTGATCTGCCCGTTCGCCAAGGGTGGTAAGGTTGGCCTGTTCGGTGGTGCCGGTGTAGGCAAAACCGTAAACATGATGGAACTGATCAACAACATCGCGAAAGAGCACTCCGGTCTCTCCGTATTCGCCGGTGTTGGTGAGCGTACCCGTGAGGGTAACGACTTCTACTACGAAATGAAGGAGTCTAACGTTCTCGATAAGGTTGCCATGGTTTACGGCCAGATGAACGAGCCCCCAGGAAACCGTCTGCGTGTGGCCCTGACCGGTCTCACCATGGCCGAGAAGTTCCGTGACGAAGGCCGTGACGTTCTGTTGTTCGTTGACAACATCTACCGTTACACCCTGGCCGGTACCGAAGTATCTGCACTGCTGGGCCGTATGCCTTCAGCGGTAGGTTACCAGCCGACTCTGGCGGAAGAGATGGGTCAGCTGCAGGAGCGGATCACCTCTACCAAGAACGGTTCTATCACCTCTATCCAGGCGGTCTACGTACCGGCGGATGACTTGACTGACCCGTCTCCGGCCACCACCTTCTCGCACCTTGACGCGACCGTGGTACTGAGCCGTGACATCGCCTCCAAGGGTATCTACCCGGCGATCGATCCGCTCGACTCCACCTCCCGTCAGCTGGACCCGCTGGTGATCGGCGAGCAGCACTACAACGTTGCCCGTGGTGTTCAGAACGTTCTGCAGCGTTACAAGGAACTGAAAGACATCATCGCGATCCTGGGTATGGACGAGCTGTCTGAAGAAGACAAGCTGACCGTAGCCCGTGCCCGTAAGATCGAGCGCTTCCTGTCTCAGCCGTTCCACGTAGCGGAAGTATTTACCGGTTCCCCGGGTAAGTACGTGTCTCTGAAGGAAACCATCGCCAGCTT